In one window of Athene noctua chromosome 17, bAthNoc1.hap1.1, whole genome shotgun sequence DNA:
- the MMP11 gene encoding stromelysin-3 — MARPPLPAAALLAAALLHCAPAAPARRHKPDLSRKHHTWKEQSPWLSSLVNTVGTGVPAKGFPVGVDEAAARWNPPRCGVPDLPGLPDGQNGRNRQKRFVLSGGRWDKTDLTYKIIRFPWQLVKAKVRRTIEEALKVWSNVTPLTFTEVQEGRADIVIDFTRYWHGDNLPFDGPGGILAHAFFPKTHREGDVHFDYDETWTIGNNLGTDLLQVAAHEFGHVLGLQHTAVSKSLMSPFYIFRYPLSLSEDDKQGIQYLYGKPKLDPDPTPPQPAELPQPDLETNEITNVESVQPDACDTAFDAASTIRGELFFFKSRYVWRLRAGKLQDGYPALASRHWQGIPSSVDATFEDPLGNIWFFQDSQYWIYDGERRVSGPTPLVELGLPASPVQAALVWGAEKNKIYIFSGGNYWRFNPHTRQVDNIYPRTMADWRGVPQEIDAAFQDEFGFAYFLRGRDYWKFDPVQVKVLEGYPRQISQDFFSCTSSSNSFR, encoded by the exons GACCTGTCTCGAAAGCATCACACCTGGAAGGAGCAGAGTCCTTGGCTGTCTTCCTTGGTGAACACTGTGGGGACTGGTGTGCCCGCCAAGGGCTTCCCCGTGGGTGTGGATGAGGCGGCGGCGCGCTGGAACCCCCCCCGCTGCGGCGTGCCGGACCTCCCGGGGTTGCCGGATGGCCAGAACGGGCGGAACCGGCAGAAGCGGTTCGTGCTCTCCGGTGGACGCTGGGACAAGACTGATCTCACCTACAA AATTATCAGGTTCCCATGGCAACTTGTAAAAGCTAAAGTGAGAAGGACCATTGAGGAAGCTTTGAAAGTCTGGAGCAATGTGACCCCGCTGACCTTCACTGAGGTGCAGGAGGGACGGGCTGACATTGTCATTGATTTCACACG GTACTGGCATGGAGACAACTTGCCTTTTGACGGGCCTGGAGGGATCCTGGCACACGCGTTCTTCCCCAAGACACACCGGGAGGGAGACGTCCATTTCGACTATGACGAGACCTGGACGATTGGGAACAATCTGG GCACTGACCTCCTGCAAGTGGCTGCTCATGAGTTTGGCCACGTCTTGGGCCTGCAGCACACGGCTGTCTCCAAGTCACTGATGTCTCCTTTCTACATCTTCCGCTACCCGCTAAGCCTGAGTGAGGATGACAAGCAAGGTATCCAGTATCTCTACGGGAAACCCAAACTGGATCCCGACCCAACCCCACCTcagccagcagagctgccccagccAGACCTCGAAACAAATGAGATCACCAATGTGGAG TCTGTGCAGCCCGACGCCTGTGACACAGCCTTCGACGCCGCATCCACCATCCGAGGGGAGCTGTTCTTCTTCAAGTCCCGCTATGTGTGGCGGCTCCGAGCTGGAAAGCTGCAGGACGGCTACCCAGCTCTGGCCTCCCGCCACTGGCAGGGGATCCCCAGCTCTGTCGATGCCACCTTTGAAGACCCTCTGGGCAATATCTGGTTTTTCCAAG ATTCTCAGTACTGGATTTATGATGGCGAGAGACGGGTATCTGGTCCCACCCCGCTTGTGGAGCTGGGCCTCCCTGCATCCCCCGTGCAGGCAGCTCTGGTGTGGGGGGCTGAGAAGAACAAGATCTACATCTTCAGTGGAGGCAACTACTGGCGCTTCAACCCTCACACCCGCCAGGTGGACAACATCTACCCCCGGACCATGGCTGACTGGCGCGGCGTCCCTCAGGAGATTGACGCGGCCTTTCAGGATGAGTTTG GTTTTGCCTATTTCCTGAGAGGCCGAGATTACTGGAAGTTCGATCCAGTTCAGGTCAAAGTGCTGGAGGGCTACCCACGCCAGATAAGCCAGGACTTCTTCAGCTGTACATCTTCCTCCAACTCCTTCAGATGA